Proteins encoded together in one Cetobacterium somerae ATCC BAA-474 window:
- the ndk gene encoding nucleoside-diphosphate kinase codes for MERTLLIIKPDAVERKLIGEIIQRVERKGLEIKALKMENITVERAEKHYEIHKGKEFYNGLIEFITSGPVVLMVLEGKDCISIVRHMAGSTSPVDAVPGTIRGDFSMDTLRNIVHTSDSVETSTREIKNFFKNID; via the coding sequence ATGGAGAGAACACTTCTGATTATAAAGCCTGATGCTGTGGAAAGAAAACTAATTGGAGAGATAATCCAAAGAGTAGAAAGAAAAGGATTGGAGATTAAGGCTTTAAAAATGGAAAATATAACTGTAGAAAGGGCAGAGAAACACTATGAAATTCATAAGGGGAAAGAGTTTTATAATGGTCTCATAGAGTTTATCACATCTGGACCAGTTGTGCTTATGGTTTTAGAAGGAAAGGATTGTATAAGTATAGTGAGACATATGGCTGGAAGTACGTCTCCAGTGGATGCAGTTCCTGGGACAATAAGAGGGGACTTTTCAATGGATACTTTAAGAAATATTGTTCATACTTCTGATAGCGTAGAAACAAGCACAAGAGAGATTAAGAACTTCTTTAAAAATATAGACTAA